One region of Microbacterium sufflavum genomic DNA includes:
- the glgX gene encoding glycogen debranching protein GlgX, whose product MPDSRVPVVPGGSALDDLGVRLHDGGGTLRVWSGNASSMELVVFDATDLDWVTDQAALERRPGGVWEVTSALLQPGTRYAVRVGGPHGPGNTFNPETLLLDPYAKGLAQGHGYQEWRSVVIVDGFDWGNTSKPRIPLDRTVIYEGHLKGMTKRHPEVPPALHGTYAGLAHPAMIEHFHALGITSVELLPVHAFVPEPRLLERGLTNYWGYNTLNYFTPHAAYATEDARKRGPEAIIAEFKGMVKLLHEAGLEVILDVVYNHTSEEGIGGPRSSLRGIDNASYYRQDGNGVYIDTTGCGNTLDTSTDAGARLVLDSLRYWAEEMQIDGFRFDLATAIARDAAHTYNPEHPLLRAIAADPVLADTKLIAEPWDVGLGGWQTGNFPAGWHEWNDRYRDRVRNFWLSDIDYARRASAPVGIGGFATRLAGSSNTFSEERGPLASINFVTAHDGFTLHDLVSYDVKHNEANGENNRDGADTNRAFNHGVEGPTDDPAILAARRKAMRNLLGTVLLSAGIPMLTAGDEVGRTQRGNNNAYAQDSPLTWLGWELEPWQQDLRAHVTRLIRLRHENPALRPSRYARLGEHIPNASVMDWYDQNGETMEPGQWNDPGNRTLQYVAASTPDTEAANRILLIVHGTEAPIDVRLPLEIDGANRFVSLWSSADEHPSAHAEVFEPGDVLSVPGTSMRLFRVE is encoded by the coding sequence ATGCCTGACTCCCGCGTCCCCGTCGTCCCCGGTGGATCGGCCCTCGACGATCTCGGCGTCCGCCTGCACGACGGCGGCGGCACCCTGCGGGTCTGGTCGGGCAACGCCTCGTCGATGGAGCTGGTCGTCTTCGACGCCACCGACCTCGATTGGGTCACGGACCAGGCCGCGCTCGAGCGTCGGCCGGGCGGCGTGTGGGAGGTCACGTCTGCCCTGCTCCAGCCAGGAACCCGGTACGCGGTCCGCGTGGGAGGGCCGCACGGCCCCGGCAACACGTTCAACCCCGAGACGCTGCTGCTCGACCCGTACGCGAAGGGCCTCGCCCAGGGACACGGCTACCAGGAGTGGCGGTCGGTGGTCATCGTCGACGGCTTCGACTGGGGGAACACGAGCAAGCCGCGCATCCCGCTCGATCGCACCGTGATCTACGAGGGCCATCTCAAGGGCATGACCAAGCGCCACCCCGAGGTGCCGCCCGCGCTGCACGGCACGTACGCGGGTCTCGCACACCCCGCGATGATCGAGCACTTCCACGCGCTCGGCATCACCTCCGTCGAGCTCCTGCCCGTGCACGCCTTCGTGCCGGAGCCGCGCCTGCTCGAGCGCGGCCTCACCAACTACTGGGGCTACAACACCCTCAACTACTTCACGCCTCACGCCGCGTACGCCACCGAGGACGCCCGCAAGCGCGGACCGGAGGCGATCATCGCCGAGTTCAAGGGCATGGTGAAGCTGCTCCACGAGGCCGGGCTCGAGGTCATCCTCGACGTCGTCTACAACCACACCTCGGAGGAGGGCATCGGCGGCCCGCGCTCGAGCCTGCGCGGGATCGACAATGCGAGCTACTACCGGCAGGACGGGAACGGCGTCTACATCGACACCACCGGGTGCGGCAACACGCTGGACACCAGCACCGACGCCGGCGCCCGCCTCGTCCTGGACTCGCTGCGGTACTGGGCGGAGGAGATGCAGATCGACGGTTTCCGCTTCGACCTCGCGACCGCGATCGCCCGAGACGCCGCCCACACATACAACCCGGAGCATCCGCTGCTGCGGGCGATCGCCGCCGACCCCGTGCTCGCCGACACCAAGCTCATCGCCGAGCCGTGGGACGTGGGGCTGGGCGGCTGGCAGACGGGCAACTTCCCCGCGGGGTGGCACGAGTGGAACGACCGCTACCGCGACCGGGTGCGCAACTTCTGGCTGAGCGACATCGACTACGCCCGTCGCGCCTCCGCCCCGGTGGGCATCGGCGGCTTCGCCACGCGCCTCGCGGGCTCCTCCAACACCTTCAGCGAGGAGCGCGGTCCGCTCGCCAGCATCAACTTCGTCACGGCGCACGACGGCTTCACGCTCCACGACCTCGTCTCCTACGACGTCAAGCACAACGAGGCGAACGGCGAGAACAACCGCGACGGCGCCGACACCAACCGCGCCTTCAACCACGGCGTCGAGGGCCCCACCGACGATCCTGCGATCCTCGCTGCCCGCCGGAAGGCCATGCGCAACCTCCTGGGCACGGTCCTGCTGTCCGCGGGCATCCCCATGCTCACCGCCGGCGACGAGGTCGGGCGCACTCAGCGCGGGAACAACAACGCCTACGCCCAGGATTCTCCCCTCACGTGGCTCGGATGGGAGCTGGAGCCGTGGCAGCAGGATCTGCGCGCGCACGTCACGCGGCTCATCCGGCTGCGCCACGAGAATCCCGCGCTGCGCCCCAGCCGCTACGCCCGGCTCGGCGAGCACATCCCGAACGCCTCGGTCATGGACTGGTACGACCAGAACGGCGAGACGATGGAACCGGGGCAGTGGAACGATCCCGGCAACCGCACGCTGCAGTACGTCGCCGCCTCCACGCCCGACACCGAGGCGGCGAACCGCATCCTCCTGATCGTGCACGGCACGGAGGCGCCGATCGACGTGCGACTGCCGCTGGAGATCGACGGCGCGAACCGGTTCGTCTCGCTCTGGTCGAGTGCCGACGAGCACCCCTCCGCGCACGCGGAGGTCTTCGAGCCCGGCGACGTCCTGTCCGTTCCCGGCACCTCGATGCGCCTGTTCCGCGTCGAGTGA
- a CDS encoding cysteine desulfurase family protein, whose product MRHYLDHAATTPLRAEARDAWLEAATVVGNASSTHVAGQDARRLLEESRERLAAVLHADPIEVVFTSGGTESINLAVQGLWRARDAGTTAIVLPDGEHHATMDTVAALAEEGAEVRAVPVSPEARIDDPRFAAALPGAALATALVANNEAGTINDVAALAAAAADNRVPLHLDAVAALGHVPLSFRGLRGSAEGHGGLVALSIAGHKVGAPVGTGALLVARSARLAPLLRGGGQQRGLRAGTQDVAGAAALATAVELAESEREEEARRLRALRDRLVEGVRARVPAAELLGDPHVRLPGNAQLLFPGAVGESLLFLLDVAGVSVSTGSACQAGVAEPSHVVMAMGRSERDARSVLRFSLGRTSRDDDVDAVLSVIADAYARASGAGSAARS is encoded by the coding sequence ATGCGGCACTACCTCGATCACGCGGCGACCACGCCTCTGCGCGCGGAGGCCCGCGACGCCTGGCTCGAGGCGGCGACCGTCGTGGGCAACGCCTCGTCGACGCACGTCGCCGGACAGGACGCGCGGCGCCTGCTGGAGGAGTCGAGGGAGCGGCTCGCCGCGGTGCTCCACGCCGACCCGATCGAGGTCGTGTTCACCTCGGGGGGCACGGAGTCGATCAACCTCGCCGTGCAGGGGCTCTGGCGCGCACGGGACGCGGGCACCACCGCGATCGTGCTGCCCGACGGGGAGCATCACGCCACGATGGACACCGTCGCGGCTCTCGCCGAGGAGGGCGCGGAGGTCCGCGCGGTCCCGGTGTCGCCGGAGGCGCGCATCGATGACCCCCGCTTCGCCGCCGCGCTTCCGGGTGCCGCGCTCGCGACGGCTCTGGTCGCCAACAACGAGGCCGGCACGATCAACGATGTGGCCGCCCTCGCTGCGGCCGCGGCCGACAACCGCGTGCCGTTGCACCTCGACGCGGTCGCGGCCCTGGGCCACGTGCCGCTCTCCTTCCGGGGCCTGCGCGGGTCGGCGGAGGGTCATGGCGGGCTCGTCGCGCTGAGCATCGCGGGCCACAAGGTGGGTGCTCCGGTCGGGACCGGCGCACTGCTGGTCGCCCGGTCGGCTCGTCTCGCTCCGCTGCTGCGCGGCGGTGGACAGCAGCGGGGACTCCGGGCGGGCACGCAGGACGTGGCGGGCGCGGCGGCGCTGGCCACCGCGGTCGAGCTCGCCGAGAGCGAGCGCGAGGAGGAGGCGCGGCGGCTGCGTGCTCTGCGTGACCGCCTCGTCGAGGGCGTTCGCGCGCGGGTGCCCGCCGCCGAGCTCCTGGGCGACCCGCACGTGCGGTTGCCGGGCAATGCGCAGCTGCTGTTCCCGGGGGCCGTGGGGGAGAGCCTGCTCTTCCTCCTCGACGTCGCCGGGGTATCGGTGTCCACCGGCTCGGCCTGTCAGGCGGGGGTCGCGGAGCCCTCCCACGTGGTGATGGCGATGGGCCGGTCGGAGCGAGACGCCCGCAGCGTGCTGCGCTTCTCTCTGGGGCGCACCTCCCGCGATGATGACGTGGACGCCGTGCTGTCGGTGATCGCGGACGCGTATGCGCGTGCGTCCGGCGCCGGCTCAGCTGCGCGCTCGTAG
- the mnmA gene encoding tRNA 2-thiouridine(34) synthase MnmA translates to MRILAAMSGGVDSAVAAARAVEAGHDVVGVHLALSRAGGTLRTGSRGCCTIEDALDARRAADLLGIPFYVWDFSERFRDDVIDDFIAEYRAGRTPNPCMRCNEKIKFAALLERAIELGFDAVCTGHYATLIEGPDGRELHRASDNAKDQSYVLGVLTAEQLAHTYFPLGTTPSKAVVRAEAAARGLTVAQKPDSHDICFIPDGDTRGWLAEKVGAETGEIVDRSGAVVGEHEGAHAFTVGQRRGLKLGVPAADGKPRFVLEVRPVSNTVVVGPKEALAIAEIAGERFSWAGAAPVESSFACDVQIRAHADPVPATATVTADGVRVAPEVPLDGVAPGQTAVLYVGTRVLGQFTIDTTVSAVPVGV, encoded by the coding sequence ATGCGGATCCTTGCGGCGATGAGCGGCGGCGTCGACTCCGCCGTCGCCGCGGCGAGGGCGGTCGAGGCCGGGCATGACGTCGTCGGCGTGCACCTCGCCCTGTCCCGCGCGGGCGGGACGCTGCGCACGGGCAGCCGCGGCTGCTGCACGATCGAGGACGCGCTCGACGCGCGCCGCGCCGCCGACCTGCTCGGGATCCCCTTCTACGTATGGGACTTCTCGGAGCGGTTCCGTGACGACGTGATCGACGACTTCATCGCCGAGTACCGCGCCGGGCGCACCCCGAACCCCTGTATGCGCTGCAACGAGAAGATCAAGTTCGCCGCGCTCCTGGAACGGGCGATCGAGCTGGGCTTCGACGCCGTCTGCACGGGGCACTACGCCACCCTGATCGAGGGGCCGGACGGCCGGGAGCTGCACCGGGCATCCGACAACGCCAAGGACCAGTCGTACGTGCTCGGCGTGCTCACCGCCGAGCAGCTCGCGCACACCTACTTCCCGCTCGGCACGACGCCCTCCAAAGCGGTCGTGCGCGCTGAGGCGGCAGCCAGGGGCCTGACCGTCGCCCAGAAGCCCGACAGCCACGACATCTGCTTCATCCCGGACGGCGACACGCGCGGGTGGCTGGCGGAGAAGGTCGGTGCGGAGACCGGGGAGATCGTCGACCGCAGCGGCGCGGTGGTCGGCGAGCACGAGGGCGCGCATGCCTTCACGGTGGGGCAGCGGCGAGGGCTCAAGCTCGGGGTGCCGGCCGCGGACGGCAAGCCCCGGTTCGTGCTGGAGGTCCGGCCGGTGTCCAACACCGTGGTCGTCGGGCCGAAGGAGGCGCTCGCGATCGCCGAGATCGCGGGGGAGCGGTTCAGCTGGGCCGGCGCGGCGCCCGTGGAGTCGTCCTTCGCATGCGACGTGCAGATCCGCGCGCACGCCGACCCCGTTCCCGCCACGGCCACCGTGACCGCGGACGGCGTCCGTGTGGCTCCGGAGGTTCCGCTCGACGGCGTCGCACCGGGGCAGACCGCGGTGTTGTACGTCGGCACGCGCGTGCTGGGCCAGTTCACGATCGACACCACGGTCTCGGCGGTTCCGGTCGGCGTCTGA
- the ligA gene encoding NAD-dependent DNA ligase LigA yields the protein MAENISLEDARIEAEGLTTRILEAKDAYYGRDTSLVDDATYDGWMRRLEELERLHPELQGQDSPTQMVGAAEATGLATIEHAERMLSLDNVFSVDELREWAAKTRAAAGRDVDWLTELKIDGLAINLRYENGVLTSAATRGDGRVGEIVTENALRLPEIPQRLRGEGHPPIVEVRGEVFIPIAAFERLNAAQAAFRERAYADALARWEARGGVKKPFDEEKARTAAARRFPAFANPRNAASGGLRQQIDKKDGLELEAGLLRIESLALYVHGIGAWAQPPVAAQSQVYDLLAEWGLPTSPHTRVCRSIDEVVDFVEYYGEHRHDIEHELDGIVVKVDELELHDELGATSRAPRWAIAYKYPPEEVQTTLLDIVVSVGRTGRATPFAVMAPAHVAGSVVRQATLHNKDVVKAKGVLIGDTVVLRKAGDVIPEVLGPVVEKRDGTEHEFVMPADCPECGTPLRPMKEGDIDLRCPNARSCPAQVRGRVEHIGSRGALDVEALGEVTAAALTQPTSPAVPPLETEAGLFALTLDQLVPIEVVVRDAETGLPREDEDGLVKTRAPFRRNPTAAERKAGREGPQPSSQALTLLAELEKAKTKDLWRLLVALNIRHVGPVAARALAQWFGSLDAIRAASREELAAVEGVGGIIADSLLAWFEVDWHQEIVRRWSEAGVQWATPGHPGPGAAVAEGGVLDGLTVVATGSLDGYTREGAQEAIIKAGGKAASSVSKKTDFVAAGPGAGSKLAKAEELGIRILDAAQFHLLVTEGPDALG from the coding sequence GTGGCGGAGAACATCTCACTGGAAGACGCTCGGATCGAGGCCGAGGGGCTGACGACCCGCATCCTCGAGGCCAAAGACGCCTACTACGGACGCGACACCTCGCTCGTCGACGACGCGACCTACGACGGGTGGATGCGGCGTCTGGAAGAGCTGGAGCGCCTGCACCCCGAACTGCAGGGCCAGGACTCGCCGACGCAGATGGTGGGAGCGGCGGAGGCCACCGGTCTCGCCACGATCGAGCACGCCGAGCGCATGCTCAGCCTCGACAACGTGTTCTCCGTCGACGAGCTGCGGGAGTGGGCGGCCAAGACCCGCGCGGCGGCCGGTCGTGACGTCGACTGGCTCACCGAGCTCAAGATCGATGGGCTCGCGATCAACCTCCGCTACGAGAACGGGGTGCTCACCTCCGCCGCCACACGCGGTGACGGCCGGGTGGGCGAGATCGTGACGGAGAACGCGCTCCGTCTGCCGGAGATCCCGCAGCGACTGCGTGGTGAGGGGCATCCGCCGATCGTCGAGGTCCGCGGCGAGGTGTTCATCCCGATCGCGGCGTTCGAACGGCTCAACGCCGCGCAGGCCGCCTTCCGCGAGCGCGCCTACGCCGACGCGCTCGCCCGGTGGGAGGCCCGCGGCGGCGTGAAGAAGCCGTTCGACGAGGAGAAGGCGCGCACGGCTGCGGCACGGCGGTTCCCCGCGTTCGCGAATCCGCGCAACGCCGCCAGCGGTGGTCTGCGCCAGCAGATCGACAAGAAGGACGGGCTCGAACTGGAGGCGGGGCTCCTGCGGATCGAGTCGCTCGCGCTGTACGTGCACGGAATCGGCGCCTGGGCACAGCCGCCGGTGGCCGCGCAGAGCCAGGTGTACGACCTGCTGGCTGAATGGGGCCTGCCGACGAGCCCGCACACGCGGGTGTGCCGCAGCATCGATGAGGTCGTCGACTTCGTGGAGTACTACGGCGAGCACCGGCACGACATCGAGCACGAGCTCGACGGGATCGTGGTGAAGGTCGACGAGCTGGAGCTGCATGACGAGCTCGGCGCGACCAGCCGGGCACCCCGGTGGGCGATCGCCTACAAGTACCCGCCGGAGGAGGTGCAGACGACGCTCCTCGACATCGTGGTGTCGGTCGGACGCACGGGCCGGGCGACCCCGTTCGCGGTGATGGCGCCCGCGCACGTCGCGGGGTCGGTCGTGCGTCAGGCCACGCTGCACAACAAGGACGTCGTGAAGGCCAAGGGCGTGCTCATCGGCGACACCGTGGTGCTGCGCAAGGCCGGTGACGTGATCCCCGAGGTGCTCGGGCCGGTCGTGGAGAAGCGGGACGGCACCGAGCACGAGTTCGTGATGCCTGCCGACTGTCCGGAGTGCGGAACACCGCTGCGGCCGATGAAGGAGGGCGACATCGACCTGCGCTGCCCGAACGCGCGCTCGTGTCCCGCACAGGTTCGCGGGCGTGTCGAGCACATCGGGTCGCGCGGCGCGCTCGACGTCGAGGCGCTGGGCGAGGTCACGGCCGCGGCCCTCACGCAGCCGACGTCACCCGCCGTGCCGCCGCTGGAGACGGAGGCCGGGCTGTTCGCGCTGACGCTCGACCAGCTCGTGCCGATCGAGGTCGTGGTCCGGGATGCCGAGACCGGGCTGCCGCGTGAGGACGAGGACGGCCTCGTGAAGACGAGGGCGCCGTTCCGCCGGAACCCGACGGCGGCCGAGAGGAAGGCGGGGCGCGAGGGCCCGCAGCCCTCCTCGCAGGCGCTCACGCTCCTCGCCGAGCTCGAGAAGGCCAAGACGAAAGACCTGTGGCGACTCCTCGTCGCGCTGAACATCCGTCACGTGGGCCCGGTGGCGGCTCGAGCCCTCGCGCAGTGGTTCGGTTCGCTGGACGCGATCCGGGCGGCCTCCCGGGAGGAGCTCGCGGCGGTCGAGGGCGTCGGCGGGATCATCGCCGACTCGCTGCTCGCATGGTTCGAGGTCGACTGGCACCAGGAGATCGTGCGGCGCTGGAGCGAGGCGGGGGTGCAGTGGGCGACGCCGGGGCACCCGGGGCCCGGGGCTGCGGTCGCCGAGGGCGGAGTGCTCGACGGGCTCACGGTCGTCGCGACGGGTTCGCTCGACGGCTACACGCGCGAGGGAGCGCAGGAGGCGATCATCAAGGCGGGGGGCAAGGCCGCGTCGAGCGTGTCGAAGAAGACCGACTTCGTCGCGGCAGGTCCGGGCGCCGGCTCCAAGCTCGCGAAGGCCGAGGAACTGGGCATCCGCATCCTCGACGCTGCACAGTTCCACCTGCTGGTGACCGAGGGACCCGACGCCCTCGGCTGA
- a CDS encoding GNAT family N-acetyltransferase: protein MRIDRADRGDVAGLALLKWQDVPDELTAGRSFDEFTAELAAWWSLHEDTHSAFVARADPGDPVGVAWVAMLPRVPRPGAADRVSADVQSVFVLPEHRGRGTGRALVAAACAHAVSLGAGRVTVHSSEEAVTLYRGLGFADSPRLLQFLPPTDT from the coding sequence GTGCGTATCGACCGTGCGGACCGCGGAGACGTCGCGGGGCTCGCGCTGCTCAAGTGGCAGGACGTGCCAGACGAGCTGACGGCGGGACGGTCGTTCGACGAGTTCACGGCGGAACTCGCCGCCTGGTGGAGCCTCCACGAGGACACGCACTCGGCGTTCGTAGCGAGGGCGGACCCAGGCGACCCCGTCGGGGTCGCCTGGGTCGCGATGCTCCCCCGGGTGCCGCGCCCCGGGGCCGCGGACCGGGTCTCGGCCGACGTGCAGAGCGTGTTCGTGCTGCCGGAGCACCGCGGGCGCGGGACCGGGCGAGCACTGGTCGCGGCGGCGTGCGCTCACGCGGTGTCCCTCGGCGCAGGACGCGTCACCGTGCATTCGAGCGAGGAGGCCGTGACGCTGTACCGCGGGCTCGGCTTCGCCGACTCCCCTCGGCTGCTGCAGTTCCTGCCTCCCACGGACACCTGA